A window from Dama dama isolate Ldn47 chromosome 11, ASM3311817v1, whole genome shotgun sequence encodes these proteins:
- the GKN1 gene encoding gastrokine-1 — MKFTIVFAGLLGIFLTPTLAGYDINVNDNNNSGGSGQQSVSVNNEHGVANIDNNNGWGSWNSLWDYGSGFAVIRSFKKKSCIVHKMNKEVMPSIQALDMLAKKNKLQGRGPEGPPPKSLIYSVKPDKVNNLDQFGKSIVTMCQGIPTYMAEEIQGANLILYPEKCIKVDIFWILNIALCEEAMEN, encoded by the exons ATGAAGTTCACA ATTGTCTTTGCTGGACTTcttggcatcttcctgactcctaCTCTTGCTGGCtat GATATCAATGTCAATGATAACAACAACAGTGGTGGAAGTGGGCAGCAGTCAGTGAGTGTCAACAATGAACATGGCGTGGCCAATATTGACAATAACAACGGATGGGGCTCCTGGAATTCCCTCTGGGATTACGGAAGT GGCTTTGCTGTAATCAGATCCTTTAAGAAGAAGTCATGCATTGTGcacaaaatgaacaaagaagtcATGCCCTCTATTCAAGCCCTTGATATGCTGGCCAAGAAAAACAAG CTCCAGGGTAGAGGACCAGAGGGACCACCTCCCAAGAGCCTGATCTACTCTGTCAAGCCTGACAAAGTCAACAACCTGGACCAGTTTGGAAAATCCATTGTTACCATGTGCCAGGGGATTCCAACATACATGGCTGAAGAGATTCAGG GAGCAAACCTGATTCTGTACCCAGAAAAGTGCATCAAGGTTGATATATTCTGGATTCTGAACATTGCCTTATGTGAAGAAGCAAtggagaactaa